In a genomic window of Anoplopoma fimbria isolate UVic2021 breed Golden Eagle Sablefish chromosome 6, Afim_UVic_2022, whole genome shotgun sequence:
- the foxg1b gene encoding forkhead box protein G1b gives MEDVKDPPTVHRSSSFSIKSLLLPSKCDRPDPVSAAAAAVVVSIPGTFSPTSDSEKSLDPPEEDSTALELEKPAKEEQEEEEGVKTTPEQNTNTNNKNGKYDKPPFSYNALIMMAIRQSPEKRLTLNGIYEFIMKNFPYYREHKQGWQNSIRHNLSLNKCFVKVPRHYDDPGKGNYWMLDPSSDDVFIGGTTGKLRRRSATSRGKLAMKRGLRFAPLGLGINDRANNPLYWQISPFLSLHHHHHHHPHYNGSTPGFLNQAAGYGSLLPAVEQLSNGDLGRSILGGSAAGYGMSPSPVGLLSGQTGYFVSGSQHPAAPGGGGPAPHPHLQQGAQGFGGLASSSSPQSLLSDSLRNSSIPGFSTGMSAGFPGVLSHQKRVTSSNAFLN, from the coding sequence ATGGAGGATGTAAAAGACCCGCCGACCGTCCACCGGTCCTCCTCCTTCAGCATCAAGAGCCTCCTGCTGCCCTCCAAGTGCGACAGACCGGACCCGGTGTCTGCTGCTGCGGCCGCGGTGGTGGTCAGCATCCCGGGGACCTTCTCTCCTACCTCCGACTCTGAGAAGTCTCTGGACCCACCGGAGGAGGACTCCACGGCTTTGGAGCTGGAGAAGCCGGCCAaggaggagcaagaggaggaggagggtgtcaAAACCACACCGGAGCAGAACACTAACACCAATAATAAAAATGGGAAATATGACAAGCCTCCCTTCAGCTACAACGCGCTCATCATGATGGCCATCCGGCAGAGCCCGGAGAAGAGGCTCACCCTGAACGGCATCTACGAGTTCATCATGAAGAACTTCCCGTATTATAGGGAGCACAAGCAGGGCTGGCAGAACTCCATCCGGCACAACCTCAGCCTCAATAAGTGCTTCGTGAAGGTGCCCAGGCACTACGACGACCCGGGGAAGGGGAACTACTGGATGCTGGACCCGAGCAGCGATGATGTCTTCATCGGAGGAACCACCGGGAAGCTCCGGAGACGCTCCGCCACCTCCCGGGGCAAGCTGGCCATGAAGCGGGGGCTGCGCTTTGCTCCTCTCGGGTTGGGGATTAACGACCGGGCCAATAACCCTCTCTACTGGCAGAtatctcccttcctctccctgcaccatcaccaccaccaccacccacactATAATGGatccacacccgggtttttgaaCCAGGCAGCCGGGTATGGGTCCCTGTTGCCCGCAGTGGAGCAGCTGAGCAATGGGGACTTGGGTCGCTCCATCCTGGGTGGGTCGGCGGCCGGGTACGGGATGAGCCCGTCGCCGGTCGGGCTGCTGTCCGGACAGACTGGGTACTTTGTCTCAGGGAGTCAGCACCCTGCAGCcccgggaggaggaggaccggcTCCTCATCCGCACCTCCAGCAGGGAGCACAAGGGTTTGGCGGCTTGGCGAGCAGCAGCTCCCCGCAGTCCCTGCTGTCGGACTCCCTCAGAAACAGCTCCATACCGGGCTTCTCCACGGGCATGTCTGCGGGGTTCCCCGGGGTGCTGTCCCATCAAAAGAGGGTGACTTCTTCAAACGCTTTCCTAAACTGa